In a single window of the Candidatus Rokuibacteriota bacterium genome:
- the modB gene encoding molybdate ABC transporter permease subunit encodes MDFFPLWLSLKVSVTATILTVATGLPLAWVLALKRFPGRDLAEAVVVLPLVLPPTVLGYYLLVLISRQGAIGRVLDAAGIELAFTWRAAVLAAWVGSSALFIKAAQAGFESVDRRLEQAALTLGRSQWSVFWSITLPLASRAVMAGTVLAFCRALGDFGITLMVAGSIPGQTQTTPLAIYDLVQSNRMAEANTLSLIAVATVALLLMGIGRLARLRF; translated from the coding sequence CCGTGGCGACGGGGCTGCCGCTGGCGTGGGTGCTCGCGCTCAAGCGTTTCCCCGGCCGCGACCTCGCCGAAGCCGTGGTCGTCCTGCCTCTCGTCCTGCCGCCGACCGTGCTCGGCTACTACCTCCTCGTCCTGATCAGTCGCCAGGGCGCGATCGGTCGCGTCCTCGACGCGGCGGGGATCGAGCTTGCCTTCACGTGGCGGGCGGCGGTGCTCGCGGCGTGGGTGGGATCGAGCGCGCTCTTCATCAAGGCCGCGCAGGCCGGCTTCGAGTCGGTGGACCGGAGGCTCGAGCAGGCGGCGCTCACGCTCGGGCGCTCCCAGTGGAGCGTGTTCTGGTCCATCACGCTTCCGCTCGCTTCGCGCGCTGTCATGGCCGGCACCGTGCTGGCATTCTGCCGGGCGCTAGGCGACTTCGGCATCACGCTGATGGTCGCGGGCAGCATCCCCGGCCAGACGCAGACGACACCGCTGGCCATCTACGACCTCGTCCAGTCGAACCGCATGGCCGAGGCCAATACGCTCTCCCTGATCGCCGTGGCGACGGTGGCGCTCCTCCTGATGGGGATCGGGCGTCTCGCGCGCCTCCGGTTCTGA